In Pararge aegeria chromosome 17, ilParAegt1.1, whole genome shotgun sequence, one genomic interval encodes:
- the LOC120631207 gene encoding calcyclin-binding protein: MSGSKLNELRHDIDELNTLLKQAKRKKVQNILSLEARKLETEWVNLTEIEKSVVASDVIAAPTTSSTSTQSKRYQIKLNGYGWDQSDKYVKVFVTLKDVQNVPKDHVFCKLTDKSMELHVENLDNKHYLLVINKLLYPINVEECHWKQKTDMVVVFLAKSEQNVKWSHMTELEKKFEDQRSNRFKPDEMDNKDPQESIIGLMKNMYESGDDEMKRMISKAWYEGQHKKKTDALDL, encoded by the exons ATGTCTGGATCAAAATTAAATGAG CTGCGACACGATATCGACGAGCTAAATACACTACTCAAGCAAGCCAAACGGAAGAAAGTTCAGAATATTTTATCGTTGGAGGCACGCAAATTGGAAACGGAGTGGGTTAATCTCACGGAAATCGAGAAAAGTGTAGTTGCATCAGATGTGATCGCTGCACCTACTACTTCCTCAACCTCCACCCAGAGCAAACGTTACCAGATCAAATTGAACGGCTATG GGTGGGATCAATCGGATAAATATGTGAAGGTGTTTGTTACTCTGAAAGATGTGCAGAATGTGCCAAAGGATCATGTGTTCTGTAAGCTAACCGATAAATCAATGGAGCTGCATGTTGAGAATTTGGATAACAAACACTACCTGTTGGTTATCAACAAACTACTCTATCCCATTAATGTGGAGGAATGTCACTGGAAACAAAAAACAG atATGGTTGTTGTTTTCTTGGCAAAATCTGAACAGAATGTCAAATGGTCGCATATGACTGAGCTTGAGAAGAAGTTTGAGGACCAGCGTAGTAATCGCTTTAAACCAGATGAGATGGATAACAAAGATCCACAAGAGTCTATCATAGGACTCATGAAGAACAT GTATGAATCAGGAGATGATGAAATGAAGAGAATGATTTCTAAAGCTTGGTATGAAGGACAGCATAAAAAGAAAACTGATGCCCTAGATTTGTAA